The genomic segment GATTCTCGCAATGTGATCAAGAAGGGGCATTTCGTCAGGGGGATAAGAACGTTACCCATTGGAAAGAAAAAGGTCTTTCTTGCCATTCATTTGCATCGGCTCTTCTGTCGAGCTTGCAGGAGCCTTAAGCTCGAGCCACTGCTTCTGAGTTTCCCGAAGAAGCGATGGACCAAGGTGCTGGGGCGATACATTGTGGAGTTGATGAAGCGGAGCACGGTCGAAGATGTTGCCCGACATCTTGGTTTGAGATACTATCCCGAGGAGGTACTTGTTTTTGATCGCTATCATGTGATCC from the Acidobacteriota bacterium genome contains:
- a CDS encoding transposase family protein; translation: MSTSLLYHGFGVKHYRYQKTEYKEGILIFHIEKSEEKQRCANCDSRNVIKKGHFVRGIRTLPIGKKKVFLAIHLHRLFCRACRSLKLEPLLLSFPKKRWTKVLGRYIVELMKRSTVEDVARHLGLRYYPEEVLVFDRYHVI